Within the Glycine soja cultivar W05 chromosome 3, ASM419377v2, whole genome shotgun sequence genome, the region AAGACTTTCTCCTGCTGAAAAAGCTTCTTCAGATGAAGGTTATCAGGAATGAAAACATCGTTTTTATCTAACAAAACTATTTCATTGTTGCCTGATGTTGCCGGTAGCTTCACCAAGCAATTGGAAAGTTTCTTAGTTTCTGTGCTGAAATGTTTCAACATAAACATCCAGAACTTATAGCACTTGTCATATGACAATTGTTCCACTGAACTCTCCCAATCATTCCAAAGATTGACATAATCATCAATGGAGGGCTTGTTCCGGACTTCCATGGCAAAGGAGAAAAATGGAAGAATCTTCTTATCATACATATCTCCCAAAACATAAAACTTTGAACCAAAAAGATTATCCTGGTCGTGTAtgacacatttttcagaatagACCCACTTTGCACTTCCTGGAATCCAAATCTTTCTGGCAGCTTTATCATCAGGCTCGGGTTTCCAGTGGTGTTCACTCAAGTACCTATAcaattgcacaattttgtaataAGCAGAGAGAAAGTATAATAGAATAAATAGATATCTCCTAGAACATATAATTGTGaaccaaaaagagaaaaaagaataatcatctagagagaaaaaggaagtaCCTATATATTCGCTCAATGGTGTCATAATCAGAGAGAAAGTCAAGGTGACTAGCAACCAAGAGGCACCCTTCCCCGACGTCAATTGTGACTCCAATTGCATTGAGTTCTTTCTTGTAAGAAGCAATTTCAGGTCCATAAAATTTCTCATCAATGAAAGGCCCATCAGTTGGCTTGAGGTGCTTATTCCACTTGGAATCAAACAACAAACACTTACCTGGAGACCTATAACCAGAATGAGTTTTCAACCAATTTTGAGACAATCTTTTTTTGAAGCCATCTTCAATGGGGGGAACAACCCCGTGCATGAGGAGACGGATGCATTCAAGCAAAGAAAACACACTTTCAGGAGAAATGGTGGAGGGATCAGAAGGAAAATTCAAACATTCAGGCACAAACTTCACCCCATCTTTCACTTCAGTAACAACACCAATGCTCTTCAGTTCTTCCTTGTATTCATGTATTCCCTTACCATAGCAATTTTCACTGTCATCAATGAAAGGGAGACTAGTTATTGAGGAGATAGGTTTCCACTCTGGACCATCTAAAATGCATTTTCTTGGACACCTATAACCACCAACCCCAGTTTGTAACCACTTCTGTTCATGTATGATCTTTGAGAAACTGGAAGGGAATTGGTATTCAGTTCCCTTCAGAAGCCTACAACAAGAAAGAAACGATTTAACATGATGTCGGTTAAACAAAGTTTGTGATGCCTTCTGTTTGAAGAGATCAGCAATTTTTTCTATAGCCTCCTCAAAGTCAACCACAGCCCCTATTTGCTTCAATTCATCTTTGTAAGTGAAAATTTGCTTTCCATAGAATTTATGATCTATCACAGGAAGACCACTGAATACCTCCAAAATGCAGCCCCATACAGGATCATAGAAGAAACATTCACTTGGTGTTTTGAAACCCATGTTTGTCTTCAAGCAGCTTGTTATCTTGAGTGAATCTACGAGTTCGCTAGATCCTTGTGAGAATCTTATACATTTCATCGTTAAAAGAAGAGCATCGGCTGTCAAATTGGCCAACTCCGAGGACGATTTTAAATGGTCAATGACAACTTGGTAGTTTTCATTGAAGCCAACTATCACACCCAGCAACTCAAGCACCTctttaaatttacatatatcCTCACCATAATAATCCTTATCAATGAAAGGTATAACACTAATTTTTGATGCAACTTTCCATCCTGAATCATACAATACAGATCCTGTTGGAGACCTGAGACCATGAGAAGTCCTTAGCCAACTTCCCTCTTTGATGCTGTTGACAAATTGGTCCAAAGGGAGATAATTTTGCCTCAGATATTCGATGAATTCAAGCATCAAAAGAATATGATTCCTGCTTAAAGTGAAAGACACTGCACGAGACATTAGTTCTCTTCCAATGAATTCACATGCTTCTTCACAACTGAACATCACCCCAATTGTTTTCAACTCATCCTTGTACTGATTTATTCGACTCCCATAGAAGCTCTCATCAATCAGTGGAATGTCAACAAGAACAGAACCACTTTGCAAAATTCTTCCCAATGATGAGCCAATTAAGAATGACTTTGATGGTGGTCTCCATCCATTGACTGTAACTTTAAGCCAGCTTCCTTCCTTTATGCATTTCAAGAACCTCTCTGGTAGATTCACACCCCTATACTTCAGGTTTCGAATCCAATCCAAAAGCAAAAAAGCATTGTCTTTGGTAAGTGGTGTATCTACAGCAGAAAATCCAGCATTTGGAGGATATATGTGAGGAATATCAGAAGCATCAACATGATTTTTGAGGAATTCTATGAGCTTCCCAGAACCTGTATATTGGCCTGCATTACGAGATCGGTGCAAGTACTCCTTTCCCAGCTCAACATAATCTTCATTTCTCCATGGATTAAAAACAATCAAGTCTGCCCATTTGCTCACATTTGCAGGTACAAGGACCCCTTTTCTACAAGTGCATTCAATCACATGTCCATAGCTGTCCAAAAGTGGCATGGAACTACACAAATTATGAACCTCACGGCTTGATAAATATAACTTTGAGAAAGACTGATATAAGAAATGAGCATATTTAATGGCAAGCTTGGAGTCTTTTTTTATACAACTACAAAGGACTTGTGCAAAATAGTTCACATCCAAAGTAGTAACATGAACTTGATTTTCTAGCCATTCCAACAAAGTATGCCTGCTGAGCGAATGCAAGATAGCTTGCTGTGTGACTTCCGGCATAAAAAATCGGGAGGTTTTGCATGAAAATTCGCTATTCCAATCAATCAGCCAAGAGCAAAGACTCGGCTGACTTGGATCTGCGAGGACTACTTGCTTGGCACCATAACGGTTGCTGCATTGATCAAGAGTGAAATGGGACAGGTTCCCATCTGAATCCacatatttgattaatggaatgTCCGTCACTTTGGAGCTTTTAAAACTTGACCAATTTGTAGCAATAAACAGTAAAAGATTCAGATAAACAACTTCTGACACTCCATCCACAAGATTAGAACTCTGGATGCACTTCGCATACCAATCAGTGTTGACTTGTTGTATCCCTAAAAAACTGAGAATGTCATcatactcaattttatcaaatgaagAACTCAAGATTTTCCTTCCATTGTGAGATGACAGGTTATGCAAGTATACTCTTTCCGCCTGAGCCTCAGCCAAAATGTCCCAGAATTCGGGCAGTAGCCTGCTAACTTCACAAGGCTTATAGAAGTGCTTCTGCTCCCCGTATGTCTCAATAGGAATAATGCTTTCTCCAAgcattttttctttgattttctcCCTCAcataatttaacttttcaaaaggAGAACTATCGATGGGAAGGAACCTGAACACGGGTGGCAAACAGGATATTGGAGCTTGATCTGATCCTAAAACAAGCGTTTTGAATGCATCCATAAAAGCTGATGGAACACATTCTAGTATCCCTTGGTTCCACTTACTGTCGAGGAGAATCGTCTCCCTCGACGAAGCCAGAACAAAATCTGCTTGGATTATGAAGGGAAAATTAGTTACCATTTCCGTAGGAAGAAATGCATAGACTCCTGGTAAGCTCTTTCCCCTATGAAGCCTCTCCTGATTTGGGAAGGCTAATGTTACTATCAATTCCTCCACATCCTCTCTCCTTTCCACCACATTTTCGAACCTGACAGGAAACTTTTGCTTCCACATATAATATCTGCATTCCTTTTCAGAACCACCATTTTCCGCGGCCGACAGATGAAGTGTGTAGGACTCAGCATTCATGTTTTTCCTTGTGCAAAAGTTAATCTCGCTCGAAATGGATACAGCATTCACACTATTCAGCTTTGGATCCTCATTATCTTCCCTTACAGACAGGTGTCTGATTTTTGAAAGGAACAACAGAACTTCAGGATGAATATTTGAGAGCTGATGCTTCACAGGTTTGACCTTGTCTGGCTTTAGAGGTAAGATAATTGTGGTAGTTGGAAGAGAACCAGCACCAGCACCATATATCTGCTTTATGTCATGAAGGGTTGGCTTTTGCTCAACCCACTCAGGAACTATATATCCAATGTCACAGTGTGGACAAGGTTTCTCACTGAACCGTATCTGATATCCGTTGCTAAATATGTAAGGATAAGCAGTAAGCAAAAATACACTCTTGAAACCAATTCCTGCAATTCAACCAAGGGAGATATTCTGTCAAACATTTTCATCTGTTTAATATGGCTACTTTAATGCATAATGCTGTAGTTCTTGATTTAGAAGCCTTTTGTATTATATGAATTATCATCATCCTATATTAAATAACATGGCCTTTGAAAAGATACAGAACATATTATTGAGtaacatgtttaaattttgagtaACTGTATTTTGCATTGAAACACAGTCCATTTGCTAAAGCATTGTGAAATTAGcctttgtttcttttgtttggTATATCAATTACAAGCATTCTCTTCAAACAAATTACTAGTTATTGTATCCACTTTGTATTGTTTCTTTCTAAGGTTGATTCACTGTTTGTGgtcttctttttatttcaatatactACCACCGTCCCAAATAAGCTtggcatttgaaaaaaaaattcatcccAAAATAAATGTCACATTTGACTTTTAAACATAACATTAGTTACTCTTTTCCACCCATAcccttaataaatatttctttaatttttgaatctaatattaatatttttctttttcatttatttaataagagtaattttataaaactattattttctttcatctatttataattttttcttggtTTGGGACACTTATTTTGGGACGGAGGTAGTAATATCTTTtggtcatttaaaaaaaacaaacaaattactaGACATTGAATTGATTCAGTCTACTTAATGCATGCATGTACAAGTGATCCATGAATGTAAAtaccatttaaattatttaattaataaacaagcACATTAACGATTGTCCTTCTTAAAACAAAACTATAAAAGCCTTTTGTGGAGACATTTAGGAGTGAGAATGTACCTTTTTCGCCAATGTAACCACTACTCCTGTTGCCTTTCTTCGTGGACCGTCCAACACTGCAGATAGATTCAATGTTTTCGCGAGAGAAACCCTTTTCATTGTTGAAAATTAGCAATGTGGCTGATGCACCAGTAGCTGTTATGTCCTTTGAAGTTATGATGAATTCAAGTGATGGACTCACTCCTTCAGCATACTTATTATCCTCTGCATTCTGTGAATGTGACAAGAATTGATGGTGGTGAGTTAATCACTAATCGAATGATATCATTGCATTATTCCAGTTAGAGTATTATTCAAGGCTAGACAGAGAATAGAAAATGAGAGGATGTCAACAAAAGtgcttttttttatcacatttcaTTCATTTCCATACTAAATATATACAAAAGGTTTCTgcagaacaattttttttggggTCAGTATCTAACCCAAGACTTTCCGCATAATAAAGATAATCAGTTTTACGCAACTACCAAGTACTGTTACTCATTTTGGCTACTGAAACTAGACTTATGCTCAAATTTTACCATAGCCACACATAAACTCGGTTAATAATTTACCATTAAGAAAGTTTCATATATCCATCAATTCCATTGTGCAACATTTCTCAAATATGTATGAttccttttataaaatataaaaattagtatatAATAGAAATGCATAACATATATACATGACctttttttatacatgacacTCTAGAAAACTTTCATAATTGACTTAATTGTACTTATAATACATTCTAGAAGTATTGGTCTATTATCTGTACCTCTAATTAGGTGGTTCTCTAATTAGGTGTTTGATTAACTTTTCATAACGACGATTAGACGGAAGGagccaattaaaaataattgttcagTGCCCggttaaaagatgaaaaaacagTTCATTGatctaattgaaaattttataaaattataggaACTCGCGGAACAATATAACCAACGATTTATACATGACCTGAGTCATAAGTTTAAAGGATCTTTATTTGAAACTTAaatg harbors:
- the LOC114406379 gene encoding uncharacterized protein LOC114406379 — encoded protein: MEITPKEHIEKIRRTKFSIGGEPNPLREDLHQATKNLSTELYAKDVHFLMELVQNAEDNKYAEGVSPSLEFIITSKDITATGASATLLIFNNEKGFSRENIESICSVGRSTKKGNRSSGYIGEKGIGFKSVFLLTAYPYIFSNGYQIRFSEKPCPHCDIGYIVPEWVEQKPTLHDIKQIYGAGAGSLPTTTIILPLKPDKVKPVKHQLSNIHPEVLLFLSKIRHLSVREDNEDPKLNSVNAVSISSEINFCTRKNMNAESYTLHLSAAENGGSEKECRYYMWKQKFPVRFENVVERREDVEELIVTLAFPNQERLHRGKSLPGVYAFLPTEMVTNFPFIIQADFVLASSRETILLDSKWNQGILECVPSAFMDAFKTLVLGSDQAPISCLPPVFRFLPIDSSPFEKLNYVREKIKEKMLGESIIPIETYGEQKHFYKPCEVSRLLPEFWDILAEAQAERVYLHNLSSHNGRKILSSSFDKIEYDDILSFLGIQQVNTDWYAKCIQSSNLVDGVSEVVYLNLLLFIATNWSSFKSSKVTDIPLIKYVDSDGNLSHFTLDQCSNRYGAKQVVLADPSQPSLCSWLIDWNSEFSCKTSRFFMPEVTQQAILHSLSRHTLLEWLENQVHVTTLDVNYFAQVLCSCIKKDSKLAIKYAHFLYQSFSKLYLSSREVHNLCSSMPLLDSYGHVIECTCRKGVLVPANVSKWADLIVFNPWRNEDYVELGKEYLHRSRNAGQYTGSGKLIEFLKNHVDASDIPHIYPPNAGFSAVDTPLTKDNAFLLLDWIRNLKYRGVNLPERFLKCIKEGSWLKVTVNGWRPPSKSFLIGSSLGRILQSGSVLVDIPLIDESFYGSRINQYKDELKTIGVMFSCEEACEFIGRELMSRAVSFTLSRNHILLMLEFIEYLRQNYLPLDQFVNSIKEGSWLRTSHGLRSPTGSVLYDSGWKVASKISVIPFIDKDYYGEDICKFKEVLELLGVIVGFNENYQVVIDHLKSSSELANLTADALLLTMKCIRFSQGSSELVDSLKITSCLKTNMGFKTPSECFFYDPVWGCILEVFSGLPVIDHKFYGKQIFTYKDELKQIGAVVDFEEAIEKIADLFKQKASQTLFNRHHVKSFLSCCRLLKGTEYQFPSSFSKIIHEQKWLQTGVGGYRCPRKCILDGPEWKPISSITSLPFIDDSENCYGKGIHEYKEELKSIGVVTEVKDGVKFVPECLNFPSDPSTISPESVFSLLECIRLLMHGVVPPIEDGFKKRLSQNWLKTHSGYRSPGKCLLFDSKWNKHLKPTDGPFIDEKFYGPEIASYKKELNAIGVTIDVGEGCLLVASHLDFLSDYDTIERIYRYLSEHHWKPEPDDKAARKIWIPGSAKWVYSEKCVIHDQDNLFGSKFYVLGDMYDKKILPFFSFAMEVRNKPSIDDYVNLWNDWESSVEQLSYDKCYKFWMFMLKHFSTETKKLSNCLVKLPATSGNNEIVLLDKNDVFIPDNLHLKKLFQQEKVFVWYPQNLAPLSRCELFDVYRKIGARNISESICMEEPSLLNGVELKQVDPGNICNVKVLAKLILSFLSSSSLKMEPNKRREAVQGLLNLSFFETKEAVNVSYSLSLSSGAIITKKADRMVRWQGQSSKFFTQTNWQSGNASLIKYATYFSEAISEGVLRENHDHVPALSELITLAFVLKFNNETIEFLMESKNLHCEDEEFLSSAFPSN